The segment GAAGCCCCAGTTGTAGATTACATTGTTGCGCATATCGGTAGCAGGCTGATTGGTATTTCTTTCTCCGTCAAACCGAGGAGTGCGGCTGGAATGGTGAGCCATCAAGTTGTGGTGGAAGGAAGAAAAACCTCCCCAGATTCCTCCATAGCCATGATTGCCCTTAACATGCACTGATCCCCGCAGACTTTCTGAGATAATTGACCACTGGACTGTCAGATTGTTGGTCAGGTAAAAACTAACGCATTCGTCCGTAGACCAGCTTGCGGAAATATGGTCCAGGATCACATTAGAAACACCTCTGCCGCCGATGGCATCAGCCTCATATCGGTTGTAATCGCCCATGCGGAACCGCAAGTACCTGATAATAACCTGATTAGTATTGATGTTAACCGGGGCACCGGCTACTGTGATTCCATCTCCGGGAGCTGTTTGGCCGGCAATGGTAATGTATGGGTTAATAATATCAAGAGAACTTGTAAGCATAATGTTTCCGGATACGGCAAAGACTACGGTTCTCGGTCCGGAAGCATTGACAGCTTCCCTTAAGCTGCCGGGACCGCTGTCTTTGAGATTAGTAACAATGTACACATCTCCGCCTCTGCCTCCTACAGTATATCTGCCATATCCTTCGGCAGTGGGAAAAGCAGGGGTTTGTTCGGCGTTATCATCTGCCATCACCAATCCACGTTCTGCTTTTACTTCTTTCCCGAGAGCGCTGAGCACACTAACGGCAAAGTCCTGAAGCAGCTGCGATTCATGATCTGTAATTTGATACAGAGTGTCAACTGCTGCTTCGGACTGCTCAGCTGCCTGGTAAACGATTGGGCTTAGTCTCCATAGAACATCCTCTTCAAATGACTCAACAGCACTTAGGAGATACAGCGCATCTTCTTCAAGTACCGCCTCGCAGTGTTCTAAATAGCGTGCAGCTGCCAGTTTTACTTGACTATCTGTTTCTTCATCTAACAGCGCATTAATGAAGAATTCGATCACTTCTGATTGATCGGGCTTAGTCTTTTCTAAAGCTAACGCAAGGAGTACCACGTCTTCTGCAGCTGCCCGAGGATTATTAATCATAGCTAAGATATCGCTAACTAGTGTTTCGTCATAATTGGTGAGTTCACCCAGCGCATATATCGCCTGCTCCTTGAGAGTACCCGTGTGGTTTGCAGCAAGCTCCTTCAGCAGCCCGGAAATCTCCGGAGTATAAGATGCCATGCGGGGATACAAACCGTCAATTATGGTCCAGAGATTATTCTGCAGCGCTTCACTCGGACTGGCAAATGCTTCGCGAAGCAGTCCAACCGGATCAGATGCTTTGTAAAGATTTGCGGAGATACCGGAAACAACACCATAGATATTGCGCTTATTGGCTAACTCATCGAAAAGCACTGGAATGATTT is part of the Bacillota bacterium genome and harbors:
- a CDS encoding pectate lyase; translation: MADDNAEQTPAFPTAEGYGRYTVGGRGGDVYIVTNLKDSGPGSLREAVNASGPRTVVFAVSGNIMLTSSLDIINPYITIAGQTAPGDGITVAGAPVNINTNQVIIRYLRFRMGDYNRYEADAIGGRGVSNVILDHISASWSTDECVSFYLTNNLTVQWSIISESLRGSVHVKGNHGYGGIWGGFSSFHHNLMAHHSSRTPRFDGERNTNQPATDMRNNVIYNWGFNSTYGGEGGNHNMIANYYKPGPGTNRGSVNHRIVEISNGGKWYIADNYVDGYPAITADNWAGGVQPRVNRAEDVKHDEEFPVPHVTTHSAEEAFELVLKHAGASLPGRDAIDKRIIEEVRTGTAAYGGQTTGLGTGIIDSQDDVGGLVFLRSFRMPLDSDMDGIPNWWAIKYGFDPNGGIDQAADLDGDGYTNIEEYLNGTNPLISDL